A part of Patescibacteria group bacterium genomic DNA contains:
- a CDS encoding Type 1 glutamine amidotransferase-like domain-containing protein: MKLFLTSNGISNKSIAEAFIDLVGKPASEIHLAFIPTAMNVSRGDKSWFIDDLSNLKNLGLKFIDIVDISALPQDIWLPKLEKANVLFFSGGTSAHLMYWMKKSGLKELLPELLKTKVYAGISAGSIVTAPTLLMSNKRSVYKELTGYDDNDALGLVPFYFYPHLHSPDSPKNTKENLTKVAEKIKEPIYALDDESALKVVDEEVEVVSEGKYLIFNQSKL; the protein is encoded by the coding sequence ATGAAATTATTTCTTACTTCAAACGGTATTAGCAACAAGTCGATTGCCGAGGCCTTTATTGATTTAGTCGGAAAGCCAGCGAGTGAGATTCACCTCGCTTTTATTCCTACTGCAATGAACGTCAGTAGGGGCGACAAAAGTTGGTTTATAGATGATTTATCCAATCTCAAAAATCTTGGTCTCAAATTTATTGATATTGTAGATATTTCTGCATTACCTCAAGATATTTGGTTACCAAAACTTGAGAAGGCTAATGTTTTGTTTTTCTCAGGAGGAACTTCAGCTCACTTGATGTATTGGATGAAAAAATCTGGCCTGAAGGAGCTTTTGCCTGAACTCTTAAAAACTAAGGTATATGCTGGGATAAGCGCCGGCAGTATTGTTACTGCACCAACACTTCTGATGAGTAACAAACGTTCGGTCTATAAAGAACTTACTGGGTATGATGACAATGACGCACTTGGTTTGGTTCCTTTTTATTTTTACCCTCATTTACATTCTCCAGATTCACCAAAGAATACAAAAGAAAATCTCACTAAGGTTGCAGAAAAAATTAAAGAACCAATATATGCTCTTGACGATGAGTCCGCACTTAAAGTTGTTGATGAGGAAGTTGAGGTTGTTAGTGAAGGGAAGTATCTTATTTTCAATCAAAGTAAATTATAA